From a single Solanum dulcamara chromosome 4, daSolDulc1.2, whole genome shotgun sequence genomic region:
- the LOC129886737 gene encoding transcription termination factor MTEF18, mitochondrial produces the protein MLSRSKTPTLESLYVTLKNKFFSTNTNQKLPNFPKLSKIPAKYRSKAILQAQEVLTDYFHNSRSLPFCFAEYIGKNSRFSLLALVSKVPFSRNRFPNSIHRFLRYHPINEFEFFFESIGINHVEISSMLHMYKCFLCEDSKVFDAACALACFGFPWNKLCILYKGKVSIFSKQPYELEERLSHIELYGFGNTAVIGICLAFPHVLGDKSEDEIDMLFDDLKRVFLDFDLASSVEGNVDAWFEICRKIAMFYELGCEKGKIGELMGRNKSIFVDYSEEVLAEKIDFFCRLDVRKEEVGLLVLSKPEILSFDLEVRVISTVGFLKHFGMGVNKRKLIAQTYQYVMGRNRIANVPHVLRSLDLSEWFFDRLKNDGHGLLGNYVIGSVEDFDEDYAGHLQKIQASRTPFHTLHKLDFLHGIGFGENKLTMKVLSLLHGPGDELQERFDCLLRGGINFSTLCKMLTVSPKILNQKAEFLEQKLKFLFLDMGLSQEELCAFPSCLCYDLEKRIRPRCQFHKWLREQNWCPYEYSLASIVGTSDKMFMARISDIHPDAPKKWFDSFLKENESISCQGTSEC, from the coding sequence ATGCTCTCCCGTTCTAAAACCCCAACACTTGAATCCCTCTATGTCACTCTCAAGAACAAATTTTTCTCCACAAACACAAACCAAAAGCTTCCAAATTTTCCAAAACTGTCCAAGATTCCAGCAAAATATAGGTCCAAAGCGATTTTACAAGCTCAAGAAGTACTCACTGATTACTTCCATAATTCTAGATCCTTACCCTTCTGTTTTGCTGAGTACATTGGTAAAAACTCACGATTTTCCCTTTTGGCTCTTGTTTCTAAAGTTCCATTTTCTCGTAATCGCTTTCCCAATTCCATTCATAGGTTCTTAAGGTACCATCCCATTAATGAATTTGAGTTTTTCTTTGAGAGCATTGGTATAAATCATGTAGAAATTAGTTCTATGTTGCATATGTACAAATGCTTCTTGTGTGAAGACTCTAAAGTTTTTGATGCTGCTTGTGCTCTTGCTTGTTTTGGTTTCCCCTGGaataaattgtgtattttgTACAAAGGGAAAGTTTCAATTTTTAGTAAACAGCCTTATGAATTGGAAGAGAGGCTTTCACATATTGAACTATACGGGTTTGGTAATACTGCTGTTATTGGTATTTGCCTAGCTTTCCCACATGTACTGGGTGATAAGAGTGAAGATGAAATTGATATGCTGTTTGATGATTTGAAAAGGGTGTTTCTGGATTTTGATCTTGCAAGTTCTGTAGAGGGAAATGTGGATGCTTGGTTTGAGATTTGTAGGAAAATTGCAATGTTTTATGAATTGGGTTGTGAGAAAGGGAAGATTGGTGAATTGATGGGAAGGAACAAAAGCATTTTTGTTGATTACTCTGAAGAGGTTTTGGCTGAaaagattgattttttttgtagaCTAGATGTGAGAAAAGAAGAGGTTGGACTTTTAGTTCTATCGAAGCCtgagattttgagttttgatttggAAGTTCGTGTGATTTCGACAGTGGGATTTTTGAAACATTTCGGGATGGGTGTAAATAAACGAAAATTGATTGCCCAAACATACCAATACGTTATGGGTAGAAATAGAATAGCTAATGTACCTCATGTTTTGAGATCATTGGATCTAAGTGAATGGTTCTTTGACAGACTAAAAAATGATGGTCATGGTCTGTTAGGTAACTATGTTATTGGCAGTGTTGAAGACTTTGACGAAGATTATGCAGGGCATTTGCAGAAAATTCAGGCATCGAGAACACCCTTTCATACCCTTCATAAATTAGATTTCTTGCATGGGATTGGCTTTGGAGAAAACAAGCTGACAATGAAAGTGTTGTCTCTGTTGCATGGTCCGGGTGATGAGTTACAGGAACGGTTTGATTGCCTACTTCGTGGTGGAATTAACTTTTCGACACTCTGCAAAATGCTTACAGTGTCTCCAAAGATTCTGAACCAGAAAGCTGAATTTCTTGAGCAAAAACTAAAGTTTCTTTTCTTGGATATGGGATTATCTCAGGAGGAGCTTTGTGCTTTTCCATCCTGTTTATGTTATGACTTGGAGAAGAGGATAAGGCCCCGTTGCCAATTCCATAAGTGGCTCAGAGAACAAAATTGGTGTCCATATGAATATTCTCTTGCAAGTATTGTTGGTACTAGTGATAAAATGTTTATGGCTCGTATCTCTGACATTCATCCCGATGCCCCTAAAAAGTGGTTTGATAGTTTCTTGAAGGAAAATGAGTCAATAAGTTGCCAAGGCACATCAGAGTGCTAA